In Agromyces sp. 3263, a single genomic region encodes these proteins:
- a CDS encoding carbon-nitrogen hydrolase family protein, whose translation MRTLSIAAIQTTAVARDLDATWQRFAGQVRAAVAMRPHVDLVVVPELLLAAPGPLLVADPQFDERAATSIPGPLTDRLGDLARELGVWLVPGSLVERDEDGRLFNTAVAISPEGEIVARYRKLFPWRPYEALEPGSDFVTFDIPGKGRVGLAICFDGSFPEVARQLAWLGADVIIQPTLTTTRDREMEVVMSRANAFANQVFVVNVNSASPAGVGASVLVDPEGTIMQQAGEGEEVLFGVLDLDRVRLVREHGTFGLNRPWAQLADQCALVRYPMYGGATFQPPAWAVDPALA comes from the coding sequence GTGCGCACCCTGTCCATTGCAGCCATCCAGACCACCGCCGTGGCGCGTGACCTCGACGCCACGTGGCAGCGGTTCGCCGGCCAGGTGCGCGCTGCGGTCGCGATGCGGCCGCACGTCGACCTGGTCGTCGTGCCCGAGCTGCTGCTGGCGGCGCCCGGCCCGCTCCTCGTCGCCGACCCGCAGTTCGACGAGCGCGCCGCGACGAGCATCCCCGGCCCACTCACCGACCGGCTCGGCGACCTCGCCCGCGAGCTCGGCGTCTGGCTCGTTCCCGGATCCCTCGTCGAGCGCGACGAGGACGGACGGCTCTTCAACACGGCCGTCGCGATCTCACCCGAGGGCGAGATCGTCGCCCGCTACCGCAAGCTCTTCCCATGGCGGCCGTACGAGGCGCTGGAGCCGGGCAGCGACTTCGTCACGTTCGACATCCCGGGCAAGGGCCGGGTCGGGCTCGCGATCTGCTTCGACGGCAGCTTCCCCGAGGTGGCCCGGCAGCTCGCGTGGCTCGGCGCCGACGTGATCATCCAGCCGACGCTGACCACCACTCGCGACCGCGAGATGGAGGTCGTGATGTCGCGTGCGAACGCCTTCGCGAATCAGGTCTTCGTCGTCAACGTCAACAGCGCCTCGCCCGCCGGCGTGGGGGCGAGCGTGCTCGTCGATCCCGAGGGCACGATCATGCAGCAGGCCGGCGAGGGCGAGGAGGTGCTGTTCGGGGTGCTCGACCTCGACCGTGTGCGACTCGTGCGGGAGCACGGCACGTTCGGGCTGAACCGCCCGTGGGCCCAGCTCGCCGACCAGTGCGCGCTCGTGCGGTACCCGATGTACGGCGGGGCGACCTTCCAGCCCCCGGCCTGGGCGGTCGATCCCGCCCTCGCGTGA